The Peromyscus maniculatus bairdii isolate BWxNUB_F1_BW_parent chromosome 6, HU_Pman_BW_mat_3.1, whole genome shotgun sequence genome has a segment encoding these proteins:
- the LOC102917102 gene encoding alcohol dehydrogenase class-3, translating to MANQVIRCKAAVAWEAGKPLSIEEIEVAPPKAHEVRIKIIATAVCHTDAYTLSGADPEGCFPVILGHEGAGIVESVGEGVTKVKAGDTVIPLYIPQCGECKFCLNPKTNLCQKIRVTQGKGLMPDGTSRFTCKGKSLFHFMGTSTFSEYTVVADISIAKIDPAAPLDKVCLLGCGISTGYGAAVNTAKVEPGSTCAIFGLGGVGLAVIMGCKVAGASRIIGIDINKDKFAKAKEFGASECINPQDFTKPIQEVLIEMTDGGVDYSFECIGNVKVMRAALEAAHKGWGVSVVVGVAAAGEEISTRPFQLVTGRTWKGTAFGGWKSVESVPKLVSEYMSKKIKVDEFVTDNLPFDQINKAFDQLHSGKSIRTVLKV from the exons ATGGCGAACCAG GTGATCAGATGCAAGGCTGCAGTCGCCTGGGAGGCCGGAAAGCCTCTCTCCATAGAGGAAATAGAAGTAGCACCTCCAAAGGCTCATGAAGTCCGAATTAAG ATCATTGCCACTGCCGTTTGCCACACCGATGCCTATACCCTGAGCGGAGCTGATCCTGAGGGGTGTTTCCCAGTGATCTTGGGACATGAAGGTGCTGGAATTGTGGAAAGCGTTGGTGAAGGGGTTACTAAGGTGAAGGCAG GTGATACTGTCATCCCCCTGTACATCCCACAGTGTGGAGAATGCAAGTTTTGTCTGAATCCTAAAACAAACCTTTGCCAGAAGATAAG aGTCACTCAGGGGAAAGGACTAATGCCAGATGGCACTAGCAGATTCACCTGCAAAGGAAAGTCTCTTTTTCATTTCATGGGAACCAGCACGTTTTCTGAGTACACAGTTGTGGCTGACATCTCCATTGCTAAAATTGATCCTGCAGCACCTTTGGATAAAGTCTGCCTTCTTGGTTGTGGTATCTCAACCGGCTATGGTGCTGCTGTGAACACGGCCAAG GTGGAGCCTGGTTCTACCTGTGCCATCTTCGGCCTGGGAGGAGTTGGATTGGCAGTGATCATGGGCTGTAAAGTGGCTGGTGCATCCCGGATCATTGGCATCGACATCAATAAAGATAAATTCGCAAAGGCCAAAGAGTTTGGAGCCTCTGAATGTATTAACCCCCAAGATTTCACTAAACCCATCCAGGAAGTACTCATTGAGATGACAGATGGGGGAGTGGACTACTCCTTTGAGTGTATTGGCAATGTGAAGGTCATG AGAGCAGCCCTCGAGGCAGCCCACAAAGGCTGGGGCGTCAGTGTGGTGGTCGGCGTAGCTGCTGCTGGTGAAGAAATCTCCACTCGTCCCTTCCAGCTGGTGACAGGCCGCACGTGGAAAGGCACTGCCTTTGGAG GCTGGAAGAGTGTAGAGAGTGTCCCAAAGCTGGTGTCTGAATATATGTCCAAAAAGATAAAAGTTGACGAATTTGTGACTGACAATCTACCCTTCGACCAAATTAACAAAGCCTTCGACCAGCTGCACTCGGGGAAAAG CATTCGAACTGTTCTAAAGGTGTAA